From the genome of Labrus bergylta chromosome 12, fLabBer1.1, whole genome shotgun sequence, one region includes:
- the slmapb gene encoding sarcolemma associated protein b isoform X5, with the protein MDEKELSDPLNNLSLIRDDLTRSNMGSSGESEKIIQRLNDELRGAQELANTEKHKSMELQGILEEERKDNKQQADDSAKQIKLLQGQLRQLQDETEALREQIDVSSSSHDELQRARDEVKALKRALEASTAERDRDVAAIQTNLSTVSKDLDKWRQTANRYEHEIDNLQRDLQQQSKQWQKTAEIQASELQSMQVECNGLQKECSALRSEKQDIVNKHQKEKSALQSECASLSAEKEELLKAHQKEKVSLQTDYAALRSEKEAVLQKHKQLENDLASSRAQNAELSSSLKALERSQQEFEKRLSALQLEHQQDSTKLQTQLDEADSRSKTLEREYEEARTELSDLKEKYEKTEQEKQLLTDELEGCKADMKEIQEKGTKQWMIWGPVVAVALTAVTAVAVLFRT; encoded by the exons ATGGATGAGAAAGAGCTGAGTGACCCCCTGAATAACTTATCACTTATCAGAG ATGACTTGACCAGGTCAAACATGGGTTCATCTGGTGAATCAGAAAAGATTATCCAGCGCTTGAATGATGAACTCCGAGGAGCCCAGGAGCTAGCTAACACTGAGAAGCACAAAAGCATGGAGCTACAag GTATcctggaggaagagagaaaagacaacaaacaacaagctGATGATTCTGCCAAACAGATCAAACTTCTTCAAG GCCAGCTGCGACAGCTCCAAGATGAAACTGAAGCTCTCAGAGAGCAGATAGATGTCTCCTCCAGTTCACACGATGAGCTACAAAGAGCACGCGATGAGGTGAAGGCGCTGAAACGTGCCCTTGAGGCATCTACTGCTGAGCGAGACCGTGATGTTGCCGCCATCCAGACTAATCTGTCAACTGTGTCCAAGGACCTGGACAAGTGGCGTCAGACTGCAAACAGATACGAGCATGAGATTGACAACCTACAGCGCGACCTCCAGCAGCAGAGTAAACAGTGGCAGAAAACTGCAGAAATTCAAG CCAGTGAGCTGCAGTCCATGCAGGTGGAGTGTAACGGCCTTCAGAAGGAGTGTTCTGCCCTGCGATCTGAAAAACAAGACATCGTGAACAAGCACCAGAAGGAAAAGAGCGCTCTGCAAAGTGAGTGTGCATCTCTCAGTGCTGAAAAGGAGGAACTCCTCAAGGCTCACCAGAAAGAGAAGGTCAGCCTGCAGACCGACTATGCAGCGCTGCGCTCTGAGAAAGAGGCcgttctgcagaaacacaagcagCTGGAGAACGACCTTGCCAG TTCGCGTGCCCAGAATGCTGAGCTGAGCAGCAGCCTCAAAGCCCTGGAGAGATCCCAGCAGGAGTTTGAGAAGAGGCTTTCAGCCCTGCAGCTCGAGCACCAGCAGGACAGCACCAAACTGCAAACCCAACTGGACGAAGCGGACAGCCGCAGCAAGACTCTGGAGAGAGAG TATGAGGAGGCTAGGACAGAGCTGTCTGACCTTAAGGAAAAATACGAAAAGACCGAGCAGGAAAAACAGTTGCTCACCGATGAATTGGAGGGGTGCAAAGCCGACATGAAGGAAATACAGGAGAAGGGAACAAAG CAGTGGATGATCTGGGGCCCTGTGGTCGCCGTAGCTCTAACAGCTGTGACTGCTGTTGCCGTGCTCTTCAGGACCTGA
- the slmapb gene encoding sarcolemma associated protein b isoform X1, with amino-acid sequence MDEKELSDPLNNLSLIRDDLTRSNMGSSGESEKIIQRLNDELRGAQELANTEKHKSMELQGILEEERKDNKQQADDSAKQIKLLQGQLRQLQDETEALREQIDVSSSSHDELQRARDEVKALKRALEASTAERDRDVAAIQTNLSTVSKDLDKWRQTANRYEHEIDNLQRDLQQQSKQWQKTAEIQASELQSMQVECNGLQKECSALRSEKQDIVNKHQKEKSALQSECASLSAEKEELLKAHQKEKVSLQTDYAALRSEKEAVLQKHKQLENDLASSRAQNAELSSSLKALERSQQEFEKRLSALQLEHQQDSTKLQTQLDEADSRSKTLEREYEEARTELSDLKEKYEKTEQEKQLLTDELEGCKADMKEIQEKGTKRSLLPPVQAIVIGLILALLYWCFGALCSG; translated from the exons ATGGATGAGAAAGAGCTGAGTGACCCCCTGAATAACTTATCACTTATCAGAG ATGACTTGACCAGGTCAAACATGGGTTCATCTGGTGAATCAGAAAAGATTATCCAGCGCTTGAATGATGAACTCCGAGGAGCCCAGGAGCTAGCTAACACTGAGAAGCACAAAAGCATGGAGCTACAag GTATcctggaggaagagagaaaagacaacaaacaacaagctGATGATTCTGCCAAACAGATCAAACTTCTTCAAG GCCAGCTGCGACAGCTCCAAGATGAAACTGAAGCTCTCAGAGAGCAGATAGATGTCTCCTCCAGTTCACACGATGAGCTACAAAGAGCACGCGATGAGGTGAAGGCGCTGAAACGTGCCCTTGAGGCATCTACTGCTGAGCGAGACCGTGATGTTGCCGCCATCCAGACTAATCTGTCAACTGTGTCCAAGGACCTGGACAAGTGGCGTCAGACTGCAAACAGATACGAGCATGAGATTGACAACCTACAGCGCGACCTCCAGCAGCAGAGTAAACAGTGGCAGAAAACTGCAGAAATTCAAG CCAGTGAGCTGCAGTCCATGCAGGTGGAGTGTAACGGCCTTCAGAAGGAGTGTTCTGCCCTGCGATCTGAAAAACAAGACATCGTGAACAAGCACCAGAAGGAAAAGAGCGCTCTGCAAAGTGAGTGTGCATCTCTCAGTGCTGAAAAGGAGGAACTCCTCAAGGCTCACCAGAAAGAGAAGGTCAGCCTGCAGACCGACTATGCAGCGCTGCGCTCTGAGAAAGAGGCcgttctgcagaaacacaagcagCTGGAGAACGACCTTGCCAG TTCGCGTGCCCAGAATGCTGAGCTGAGCAGCAGCCTCAAAGCCCTGGAGAGATCCCAGCAGGAGTTTGAGAAGAGGCTTTCAGCCCTGCAGCTCGAGCACCAGCAGGACAGCACCAAACTGCAAACCCAACTGGACGAAGCGGACAGCCGCAGCAAGACTCTGGAGAGAGAG TATGAGGAGGCTAGGACAGAGCTGTCTGACCTTAAGGAAAAATACGAAAAGACCGAGCAGGAAAAACAGTTGCTCACCGATGAATTGGAGGGGTGCAAAGCCGACATGAAGGAAATACAGGAGAAGGGAACAAAG AGATCCCTATTGCCGCCTGTTCAAGCCATAGTCATCGGCCTTATCCTGGCTTTGCTGTATTGGTGCTTCGGCGCATTGTG CAGTGGATGA
- the slmapb gene encoding sarcolemma associated protein b isoform X4: MDEKELSDPLNNLSLIRDDLTRSNMGSSGESEKIIQRLNDELRGAQELANTEKHKSMELQGILEEERKDNKQQADDSAKQIKLLQGQLRQLQDETEALREQIDVSSSSHDELQRARDEVKALKRALEASTAERDRDVAAIQTNLSTVSKDLDKWRQTANRYEHEIDNLQRDLQQQSKQWQKTAEIQASELQSMQVECNGLQKECSALRSEKQDIVNKHQKEKSALQSECASLSAEKEELLKAHQKEKVSLQTDYAALRSEKEAVLQKHKQLENDLASSRAQNAELSSSLKALERSQQEFEKRLSALQLEHQQDSTKLQTQLDEADSRSKTLEREYEEARTELSDLKEKYEKTEQEKQLLTDELEGCKADMKEIQEKGTKKQWMIWGPVVAVALTAVTAVAVLFRT, encoded by the exons ATGGATGAGAAAGAGCTGAGTGACCCCCTGAATAACTTATCACTTATCAGAG ATGACTTGACCAGGTCAAACATGGGTTCATCTGGTGAATCAGAAAAGATTATCCAGCGCTTGAATGATGAACTCCGAGGAGCCCAGGAGCTAGCTAACACTGAGAAGCACAAAAGCATGGAGCTACAag GTATcctggaggaagagagaaaagacaacaaacaacaagctGATGATTCTGCCAAACAGATCAAACTTCTTCAAG GCCAGCTGCGACAGCTCCAAGATGAAACTGAAGCTCTCAGAGAGCAGATAGATGTCTCCTCCAGTTCACACGATGAGCTACAAAGAGCACGCGATGAGGTGAAGGCGCTGAAACGTGCCCTTGAGGCATCTACTGCTGAGCGAGACCGTGATGTTGCCGCCATCCAGACTAATCTGTCAACTGTGTCCAAGGACCTGGACAAGTGGCGTCAGACTGCAAACAGATACGAGCATGAGATTGACAACCTACAGCGCGACCTCCAGCAGCAGAGTAAACAGTGGCAGAAAACTGCAGAAATTCAAG CCAGTGAGCTGCAGTCCATGCAGGTGGAGTGTAACGGCCTTCAGAAGGAGTGTTCTGCCCTGCGATCTGAAAAACAAGACATCGTGAACAAGCACCAGAAGGAAAAGAGCGCTCTGCAAAGTGAGTGTGCATCTCTCAGTGCTGAAAAGGAGGAACTCCTCAAGGCTCACCAGAAAGAGAAGGTCAGCCTGCAGACCGACTATGCAGCGCTGCGCTCTGAGAAAGAGGCcgttctgcagaaacacaagcagCTGGAGAACGACCTTGCCAG TTCGCGTGCCCAGAATGCTGAGCTGAGCAGCAGCCTCAAAGCCCTGGAGAGATCCCAGCAGGAGTTTGAGAAGAGGCTTTCAGCCCTGCAGCTCGAGCACCAGCAGGACAGCACCAAACTGCAAACCCAACTGGACGAAGCGGACAGCCGCAGCAAGACTCTGGAGAGAGAG TATGAGGAGGCTAGGACAGAGCTGTCTGACCTTAAGGAAAAATACGAAAAGACCGAGCAGGAAAAACAGTTGCTCACCGATGAATTGGAGGGGTGCAAAGCCGACATGAAGGAAATACAGGAGAAGGGAACAAAG AAGCAGTGGATGATCTGGGGCCCTGTGGTCGCCGTAGCTCTAACAGCTGTGACTGCTGTTGCCGTGCTCTTCAGGACCTGA
- the slmapb gene encoding sarcolemma associated protein b isoform X2, producing the protein MDEKELSDPLNNLSLIRDDLTRSNMGSSGESEKIIQRLNDELRGAQELANTEKHKSMELQGILEEERKDNKQQADDSAKQIKLLQGQLRQLQDETEALREQIDVSSSSHDELQRARDEVKALKRALEASTAERDRDVAAIQTNLSTVSKDLDKWRQTANRYEHEIDNLQRDLQQQSKQWQKTAEIQASELQSMQVECNGLQKECSALRSEKQDIVNKHQKEKSALQSECASLSAEKEELLKAHQKEKVSLQTDYAALRSEKEAVLQKHKQLENDLASSRAQNAELSSSLKALERSQQEFEKRLSALQLEHQQDSTKLQTQLDEADSRSKTLEREYEEARTELSDLKEKYEKTEQEKQLLTDELEGCKADMKEIQEKGTKRSLLPPVQAIVIGLILALLYWCFGALW; encoded by the exons ATGGATGAGAAAGAGCTGAGTGACCCCCTGAATAACTTATCACTTATCAGAG ATGACTTGACCAGGTCAAACATGGGTTCATCTGGTGAATCAGAAAAGATTATCCAGCGCTTGAATGATGAACTCCGAGGAGCCCAGGAGCTAGCTAACACTGAGAAGCACAAAAGCATGGAGCTACAag GTATcctggaggaagagagaaaagacaacaaacaacaagctGATGATTCTGCCAAACAGATCAAACTTCTTCAAG GCCAGCTGCGACAGCTCCAAGATGAAACTGAAGCTCTCAGAGAGCAGATAGATGTCTCCTCCAGTTCACACGATGAGCTACAAAGAGCACGCGATGAGGTGAAGGCGCTGAAACGTGCCCTTGAGGCATCTACTGCTGAGCGAGACCGTGATGTTGCCGCCATCCAGACTAATCTGTCAACTGTGTCCAAGGACCTGGACAAGTGGCGTCAGACTGCAAACAGATACGAGCATGAGATTGACAACCTACAGCGCGACCTCCAGCAGCAGAGTAAACAGTGGCAGAAAACTGCAGAAATTCAAG CCAGTGAGCTGCAGTCCATGCAGGTGGAGTGTAACGGCCTTCAGAAGGAGTGTTCTGCCCTGCGATCTGAAAAACAAGACATCGTGAACAAGCACCAGAAGGAAAAGAGCGCTCTGCAAAGTGAGTGTGCATCTCTCAGTGCTGAAAAGGAGGAACTCCTCAAGGCTCACCAGAAAGAGAAGGTCAGCCTGCAGACCGACTATGCAGCGCTGCGCTCTGAGAAAGAGGCcgttctgcagaaacacaagcagCTGGAGAACGACCTTGCCAG TTCGCGTGCCCAGAATGCTGAGCTGAGCAGCAGCCTCAAAGCCCTGGAGAGATCCCAGCAGGAGTTTGAGAAGAGGCTTTCAGCCCTGCAGCTCGAGCACCAGCAGGACAGCACCAAACTGCAAACCCAACTGGACGAAGCGGACAGCCGCAGCAAGACTCTGGAGAGAGAG TATGAGGAGGCTAGGACAGAGCTGTCTGACCTTAAGGAAAAATACGAAAAGACCGAGCAGGAAAAACAGTTGCTCACCGATGAATTGGAGGGGTGCAAAGCCGACATGAAGGAAATACAGGAGAAGGGAACAAAG AGATCCCTATTGCCGCCTGTTCAAGCCATAGTCATCGGCCTTATCCTGGCTTTGCTGTATTGGTGCTTCGGCGCATTGTGGTAG
- the slmapb gene encoding sarcolemma associated protein b isoform X3, whose amino-acid sequence MDEKELSDPLNNLSLIRDDLTRSNMGSSGESEKIIQRLNDELRGAQELANTEKHKSMELQGILEEERKDNKQQADDSAKQIKLLQGQLRQLQDETEALREQIDVSSSSHDELQRARDEVKALKRALEASTAERDRDVAAIQTNLSTVSKDLDKWRQTANRYEHEIDNLQRDLQQQSKQWQKTAEIQASELQSMQVECNGLQKECSALRSEKQDIVNKHQKEKSALQSECASLSAEKEELLKAHQKEKVSLQTDYAALRSEKEAVLQKHKQLENDLASSRAQNAELSSSLKALERSQQEFEKRLSALQLEHQQDSTKLQTQLDEADSRSKTLEREYEEARTELSDLKEKYEKTEQEKQLLTDELEGCKADMKEIQEKGTKRSLLPPVQAIVIGLILALLYWCFGAL is encoded by the exons ATGGATGAGAAAGAGCTGAGTGACCCCCTGAATAACTTATCACTTATCAGAG ATGACTTGACCAGGTCAAACATGGGTTCATCTGGTGAATCAGAAAAGATTATCCAGCGCTTGAATGATGAACTCCGAGGAGCCCAGGAGCTAGCTAACACTGAGAAGCACAAAAGCATGGAGCTACAag GTATcctggaggaagagagaaaagacaacaaacaacaagctGATGATTCTGCCAAACAGATCAAACTTCTTCAAG GCCAGCTGCGACAGCTCCAAGATGAAACTGAAGCTCTCAGAGAGCAGATAGATGTCTCCTCCAGTTCACACGATGAGCTACAAAGAGCACGCGATGAGGTGAAGGCGCTGAAACGTGCCCTTGAGGCATCTACTGCTGAGCGAGACCGTGATGTTGCCGCCATCCAGACTAATCTGTCAACTGTGTCCAAGGACCTGGACAAGTGGCGTCAGACTGCAAACAGATACGAGCATGAGATTGACAACCTACAGCGCGACCTCCAGCAGCAGAGTAAACAGTGGCAGAAAACTGCAGAAATTCAAG CCAGTGAGCTGCAGTCCATGCAGGTGGAGTGTAACGGCCTTCAGAAGGAGTGTTCTGCCCTGCGATCTGAAAAACAAGACATCGTGAACAAGCACCAGAAGGAAAAGAGCGCTCTGCAAAGTGAGTGTGCATCTCTCAGTGCTGAAAAGGAGGAACTCCTCAAGGCTCACCAGAAAGAGAAGGTCAGCCTGCAGACCGACTATGCAGCGCTGCGCTCTGAGAAAGAGGCcgttctgcagaaacacaagcagCTGGAGAACGACCTTGCCAG TTCGCGTGCCCAGAATGCTGAGCTGAGCAGCAGCCTCAAAGCCCTGGAGAGATCCCAGCAGGAGTTTGAGAAGAGGCTTTCAGCCCTGCAGCTCGAGCACCAGCAGGACAGCACCAAACTGCAAACCCAACTGGACGAAGCGGACAGCCGCAGCAAGACTCTGGAGAGAGAG TATGAGGAGGCTAGGACAGAGCTGTCTGACCTTAAGGAAAAATACGAAAAGACCGAGCAGGAAAAACAGTTGCTCACCGATGAATTGGAGGGGTGCAAAGCCGACATGAAGGAAATACAGGAGAAGGGAACAAAG AGATCCCTATTGCCGCCTGTTCAAGCCATAGTCATCGGCCTTATCCTGGCTTTGCTGTATTGGTGCTTCGGCGCATTGTG A
- the LOC109980968 gene encoding ceramide synthase 5 translates to MTSSISDWLWSERFWLPENVSWADLENPPPGVEYPRFKHMLIALPLAIGVFLLRLLFERLVAKPCAHILQIQAGVPRRAQSNDVLEKVFRSKTCPDTSQLDGLSKQLDWDVRKIQRWFRVRRNQDRPSAQKKFCESMWRFTFYLGIFIYAIRHLWVSPWMWDTRQCWYNYPFQNMSPGQYNYYVAELAFYWSLMFSQFIDIKRKDFFIMLVHHLATIMLITFSYTNNMLRVGTLVMCVHDASDIFLEAAKLANYAKYQRLCDGLFVVFSISFFLTRLVIYPFWVVYSVLIESWEIVGPYQAWWLLNGLLLVLQVLHIIWFYLVARIAIKAIFKGKVSKDDRSDIESSSDEETKGKTPNQTLKPKDDNHTGSLNGDTHNH, encoded by the exons ATGACTTCCTCTATCTCAGACTGGCTTTGGAGTGAGAGGTTTTGGCTTCCCGAAAATGTCTCATGGGCGGACCTGGAGAATCCACCACCTGGTGTGGAGTATCCACGATTTAAACACATGCTCATCGCCTTGCCTCTGGCCATTGGAGTTTTTCTATTAAGGCTGCTTTTTGAAAG GCTAGTGGCCAAACCCTGTGCCCACATACTTCAGATTCAGGCGGGAGTGCCTCGGCGAGCTCAATCCAACGATGTCCTGGAGAAGGTGTTTCGATCCAAAACG TGTCCCGACACGAGTCAACTGGACGGTCTCTCCAAGCAGCTGGACTGGGACGTGCGCAAAATACAGAGATGGTTTCGTGTTCGTCGGAACCAAGACCGGCCCAGTGCGCAGAAAAAGTTCTGTGAGAGCAT GTGGCGGTTTACATTTTACCTGGGGATTTTCATCTATGCCATTCGCCATTTGTGGGTG TCTCCTTGGATGTGGGATACCCGACAGTGTTGGTACAACTATCCATTTCAG AATATGAGCCCTGGACAGTACAACTACTATGTAGCTGAGCTGGCCTTCTACTGGTCTCTGATGTTTTCCCAATTCATAGATATTAAGCGTAAG GATTTCTTCATCATGCTTGTGCACCACCTAGCAACCATCATGCTCATCACATTCTCCTATACCAACAACATGCTAAGAGTTGGCACTTTGGTCATGTGTGTGCACGATGCATCTGACATCTTTCTTGAG gCTGCAAAGCTGGCCAACTACGCCAAGTACCAGAGGCTATGTGATGGCCTGTTTGTGGTGTTCAGCATAAGCTTTTTCTTGACCCGGCTTGTCATCTACCCATTCTG GGTTGTATACAGTGTTCTGATTGAGAGTTGGGAGATCGTCGGACCGTACCAAGCCTGGTGGCTGCTCAATGGCCTGCTGTTGGTGCTGCAGGTTCTTCACATAATCTGGTTCTACCTCGTCGCTCGTATTGCCATCAAAGCCATATTCAAGGGAAAG GTTTCCAAAGATGACAGAAGTGACATTGAGAGCAGCTCAGACGAGGAGACGAAAGGCAAAACTCCCAACCAGACCCTAAAGCCAAAGGACGACAATCACACTGGTAGCCTTAATGGAGACACTCATAACCACTGA